From the genome of Streptomyces sp. S4.7:
GTGGTGCCCCGTAGTGATGTCGTTGCGTGGTGGTTCGTGATGCGTGGTGGTGCGTGGTGGTGCGTGGTGGTGCGTCGGGCTGTCCGTGAAGGGTCCGCCAACCGGTGCAGCTCCCGGCGGCCTTGCCTCCGGGAGCTGCGCGTGCGCTGGCGAGAGCCGTGCCTACAGGTGCGGCAGGATCGCCGGCATGAGGTCCTGGAACGTACGGCCGTTGGCCGGGTTGCCCAGGGCTGTCATCTGCCAGCCGGCGCCGGCGCGGTGCACCTTCGCCATGATCTGCGCGGTGTACTGACCGCCGCCGTCGAGCGTGTAACGGGCGAGCTCGTCGCCGTTGGTCTCGTCGACGATGCGGCAGAAGGCGTTCTGCACCTCCTGAAACGTCTGGCCGGTGAACGAGTTCACCGTGAAGACGATCTGGTCGATGTGCACCGGAACCCGCTGCAGATCGACGAGGATCGCCTCGTCGTCGCCGCCCTGTCCGGCGCCGCCGACGAGGTTGTCACCGGTGTGCCGCACGGAGCCGTCGTCGCTGACAAGGTGGCGGAAGAAGACGACGTCGACCGGCTGCTTGTCGGCGAAGAGCACGGCCGAGGCGTCCAGGTCGATCTCGCGGGTACGGGACCCGAACAGGCCACGGCGCGGGGCGGCTTGCCAGCCGAGCCCCATGCGCACCGCGGTCAGCGTGCCGCCGCCCCTCTTCTCCAGGCTGATGGCCTGACCCTTGGTCAGGTTGACCCCAGGGCCCCCGGGCGTACTGCCCTTGGATACGTCCACCACGCGCTGTCCCCTCTCAAAGTTCCCCCGCAACCGTCCATGTGTGCGGTTGTCCAGTACCCTACGCAGTCACTCGGACAAGCGCAGGAGACTTCGGCCGTTTTTGTGTCGGTCTTGCAACACACCACGCCGCACCGCGTCAGGCGAGCCCCACTTCCCTCATCTGCCGCAGCTCCTTCTTCAGTTCGCCCACTTCGTCGCGCAGCCGCGCGGCCACCTCGAACTGC
Proteins encoded in this window:
- a CDS encoding TerD family protein codes for the protein MTKGQAISLEKRGGGTLTAVRMGLGWQAAPRRGLFGSRTREIDLDASAVLFADKQPVDVVFFRHLVSDDGSVRHTGDNLVGGAGQGGDDEAILVDLQRVPVHIDQIVFTVNSFTGQTFQEVQNAFCRIVDETNGDELARYTLDGGGQYTAQIMAKVHRAGAGWQMTALGNPANGRTFQDLMPAILPHL